Proteins encoded within one genomic window of Epinephelus lanceolatus isolate andai-2023 chromosome 9, ASM4190304v1, whole genome shotgun sequence:
- the LOC117252028 gene encoding putative G-protein coupled receptor 21 — protein MNSSSNANQSGSPPFCLLGAVGYSRSLDTCVLEVVVILFLTMLIIAGNLVVIFVFHCAPLLHHHTTSHFIQTMAYADLLVGVSCLVPSLSLLHYLRGLNEELTCKAFGYMVSVLKSVSMASLACISVDRYIAITRPLSYATLVTPCRLRVCIVLIWVYSALIFLPSFFGWGKPGYHGDIFQWCADSWKTNPGFSTFIVALLYAPAALTVCFTYGSIFRICRQHTREITQRHARFSSQTEGDKGERGDRCDGCTDKRYAMVLFRITSVFYMLWMPYILYFLLESAGLYHHKVASFLTTWLAISNSFCNCVIYSLSNSVFRKGLGRLFSPLFPACLSCVDAKKAPAPVVPRPDPRCQV, from the coding sequence ATGAACTCTTCCTCCAATGCGAACCAAAGCGGCTCTCCCCCGTTCTGCCTGCTGGGCGCCGTGGGTTACTCCCGCAGCCTGGACACCTGCGTGCTGGAGGTGGTCgtcatcctcttcctcaccaTGCTCATCATTGCCGGCAACCTGGTGGTGATCTTCGTCTTCCACTGCGCCCCACTGCTGCACCACCACACCACCAGCCACTTCATCCAGACCATGGCCTACGCCGACCTGCTGGTAGGCGTCAGCTGCCTGGTGCCCTCACTGTCCCTCCTCCACTACCTCCGTGGCCTGAATGAGGAGCTCACCTGCAAGGCGTTTGGCTACATGGTCTCTGTGCTGAAGAGCGTCTCTATGGCGTCACTGGCGTGCATCAGCGTGGATCGCTACATTGCCATCACACGCCCTCTGTCGTATGCCACACTGGTGACGCCGTGCCGGCTGAGGGTGTGCATCGTTCTTATCTGGGTTTACTCTGCTTTGATCTTCCTGCCATCCTTTTTCGGCTGGGGGAAGCCAGGTTACCATGGGGACATATTTCAATGGTGCGCAGACTCATGGAAAACCAACCCGGGGTTCAGCACCTTCATCGTGGCGCTGCTTTATGCACCAGCGGCGCTCACCGTCTGCTTCACCTACGGGAGTATATTTCGGATCTGCCGGCAGCACACGAGGGAGATCACCCAGCGCCATGCCCGCTTCAGCTCGCAAACGGAGGGCGATAAAGGCGAGCGCGGGGATCGCTGCGACGGCTGCACGGACAAACGCTACGCCATGGTGCTGTTCCGCATCACCAGCGTCTTCTACATGCTGTGGATGCCGTACATCCTCTACTTCCTCCTGGAGAGCGCTGGGCTGTATCACCACAAGGTGGCTTCCTTCCTCACGACGTGGTTGGCGATTAGCAACAGCTTCTGTAACTGTGTCATCTATAGCCTCTCCAACAGCGTCTTCCGGAAGGGCCTCGGCCGCCTCTTCAGCCCGCTGTTTCCTGCCTGCCTCAGCTGCGTGGACGCGAAGAAGGCTCCGGCTCCTGTTGTCCCGCGACCAGACCCTCGATGCCAAGTATGA